In bacterium, a single genomic region encodes these proteins:
- the nosZ gene encoding Sec-dependent nitrous-oxide reductase, whose protein sequence is MFSCGGQEPKISGGASVQQLMQARNLSEADVTAALKTYTPTGRKEEFLLFASGGHGGNLIVIGVPSMRILKYIGVFTPEPWQGYGFDEETKAILAEGSPKGHPLTWGDMHHPALSETNADYDGQFIFVNDKANARIAVVSLADFATKQIVHSGLIMNDHGGTFVTPNTEYVIETAQLAAPLGGAYAPLDQFNEKYRGAQIYWKFDRAAGRIIPAESWAIELPPYMQDLADAGKLASDGWAFCNSVNTERATGGLAEGKPALESGASQNDMDFLHLINWRKAEQVVKAGKTQTIAGMRVISLATAIAEGLLYFVPEPKSPHGVDIAPNGTDIVVSGKLDTHASVYDFNKMMALIEQKRFEGADPYGVPILPFRESLRGQVELGLGPLHTQYDDKGFAYTSIFLESKVAKWSLKDLQLLDKTAVHYNIGHISAAEGDALHPQGKYLVAMNKWAIDRFSSVGPLLPQNFQLLDISGEKPVVVYDMPLPLGEPHYAQMINVDKIKTIDMYTPAGMNPVTMQPDPNATTSEERVRIERRGDGVHVYMVLVRSHLNPDVIEVKQGEKVHIHATSIEQALDATHGFCIDMYNINLSIEPGKVCNVTFTADRAGVFPFYCTEFCSALHLEMAGYLLVKPS, encoded by the coding sequence ATGTTCTCATGCGGTGGGCAAGAGCCGAAGATCTCGGGAGGAGCGAGCGTCCAGCAGCTCATGCAGGCCCGCAATCTGAGCGAGGCGGACGTCACAGCGGCGCTCAAGACCTACACTCCCACCGGCCGCAAGGAGGAGTTCCTGCTCTTTGCTTCGGGTGGACATGGGGGCAACCTGATCGTCATCGGCGTGCCGAGCATGCGCATCCTCAAGTACATCGGGGTCTTCACCCCGGAGCCCTGGCAGGGCTACGGCTTCGACGAGGAAACGAAGGCCATCTTGGCGGAGGGCTCCCCCAAGGGGCACCCCCTCACCTGGGGTGACATGCATCACCCGGCGCTGAGCGAGACGAACGCGGACTACGACGGGCAGTTCATCTTCGTCAACGACAAGGCCAATGCCCGCATCGCCGTGGTCAGCCTGGCGGACTTCGCCACCAAGCAGATCGTGCACAGCGGCCTGATCATGAACGATCACGGCGGCACCTTCGTGACGCCCAACACCGAGTACGTCATCGAGACCGCGCAATTGGCCGCGCCGCTGGGCGGCGCCTACGCGCCGCTCGATCAGTTCAACGAGAAGTACCGCGGCGCACAGATCTACTGGAAGTTCGATCGCGCGGCCGGCCGCATCATCCCCGCCGAGTCCTGGGCCATCGAGCTGCCGCCCTACATGCAGGATCTCGCCGACGCCGGCAAGCTGGCCAGCGACGGCTGGGCCTTCTGCAACTCGGTCAACACGGAGCGCGCGACGGGCGGCCTGGCGGAGGGGAAGCCCGCCCTGGAATCGGGCGCCTCCCAGAACGACATGGACTTTCTCCACCTGATCAACTGGCGGAAGGCCGAGCAGGTCGTGAAGGCCGGCAAGACGCAGACGATCGCCGGCATGCGGGTGATCAGCCTCGCGACGGCCATCGCCGAGGGCCTGCTCTACTTCGTGCCCGAGCCGAAGAGCCCGCACGGCGTGGACATCGCCCCCAACGGCACGGACATCGTGGTCTCGGGCAAGCTGGACACCCACGCCAGCGTCTACGACTTCAACAAGATGATGGCCCTCATCGAGCAGAAGCGCTTCGAAGGCGCGGATCCCTACGGCGTGCCGATCCTGCCCTTCCGCGAGTCGCTCCGCGGGCAGGTTGAGCTCGGCCTCGGCCCCTTGCACACGCAGTACGACGACAAGGGCTTCGCCTACACGTCGATCTTCCTCGAGTCGAAAGTCGCGAAGTGGTCCCTGAAGGACCTCCAGCTGCTGGACAAGACGGCGGTCCACTACAACATCGGCCACATCTCGGCGGCCGAAGGCGATGCCCTCCATCCGCAGGGCAAGTACCTCGTCGCCATGAACAAGTGGGCGATCGATCGCTTCTCCAGCGTGGGTCCGCTGCTGCCGCAGAACTTCCAGCTCCTGGACATCTCGGGCGAGAAGCCGGTGGTCGTCTACGACATGCCGCTGCCGCTGGGCGAGCCGCACTACGCCCAGATGATCAACGTCGACAAGATCAAGACCATCGACATGTACACGCCGGCGGGCATGAACCCGGTCACGATGCAGCCGGACCCGAACGCGACGACCAGCGAAGAGCGCGTCCGGATCGAGCGGCGCGGCGACGGCGTGCACGTCTACATGGTGCTCGTGCGCAGCCACCTGAACCCGGACGTCATCGAGGTCAAGCAGGGCGAGAAGGTGCACATCCATGCGACGAGCATCGAGCAGGCGCTGGATGCCACGCACGGCTTCTGCATCGACATGTACAACATCAATCTCAGCATCGAGCCCGGCAAGGTCTGCAACGTGACCTTCACGGCGGATCGCGCCGGCGTCTTCCCCTTCTACTGCACCGAGTTCTGTTCCGCCCTCCACCTGGAGATGGCGGGCTACCTGCTCGTCAAGCCCAGCTGA
- a CDS encoding TolC family protein: MKHPDSATPTRPGWGLALALLLLAFAGVARAAAPADTLRLSLPQCVSLALARGEEMQLAEASYDAARAAYQQARSVALPQLSLSAGYTRTLDSVFSDATGGDFSPFEPDTLAPLADRVRALEDALPMSGLAGLAGLFSSTSFGSENTWTSTLSLSQKLFEGGSIWHSIAAARHALLATELLRADRREEVILQVREAYLGALLAGRGLTIAELALAQAESQLERVRLRAEAGQASEFALLQAEVQRDNQLPAVLAAKSRRELAQLELARLVNLPADQPLALTTPLLDDAALPAGPALADTTGLVALALRASGLIALEEALQAREHAVGVAASGKWPGLSLFANYTREAYPAGVFPGSDDWRKDVRAGLLLNWSLFDGLRTRGAVQDMRAKSAVARHELRQARELIAQGVRYNQWELHRAAADLHARSRTVALARRAHELASLRYDEGASDLIEVSDARIALQLAQMYEAQARHDTFVALARLERYSGQPLLAQVLPAAGN; the protein is encoded by the coding sequence ATGAAGCATCCGGATTCCGCGACCCCCACGCGCCCGGGCTGGGGCCTCGCCCTGGCCCTGCTCTTACTCGCTTTCGCGGGCGTGGCCCGCGCTGCCGCGCCGGCCGACACGCTGCGCCTCTCGCTGCCCCAGTGCGTGAGCCTGGCCCTCGCTCGCGGCGAAGAGATGCAGCTCGCCGAGGCCAGCTACGACGCCGCGCGCGCCGCCTACCAGCAGGCGCGCTCGGTCGCGCTGCCGCAGCTCTCGCTCTCGGCGGGCTACACGCGCACCCTCGACAGCGTCTTCAGCGACGCCACGGGCGGCGATTTCTCGCCCTTCGAGCCCGACACCCTCGCGCCGCTCGCGGATCGCGTGCGCGCCCTCGAGGACGCCCTGCCGATGTCCGGCCTCGCCGGCCTCGCCGGCCTGTTCAGCAGCACCTCCTTCGGCAGCGAGAACACCTGGACGTCGACGCTCAGCCTCTCGCAGAAGCTCTTCGAGGGAGGCTCGATCTGGCACTCGATCGCCGCCGCCAGGCACGCGCTGCTGGCCACCGAGCTGCTGCGCGCCGACCGCCGCGAGGAGGTCATCCTCCAGGTGCGCGAGGCCTATCTCGGTGCCCTGCTCGCCGGTCGCGGCCTCACGATCGCCGAGCTGGCCCTCGCCCAGGCCGAGAGCCAGCTCGAGCGCGTGCGCCTGCGCGCTGAGGCCGGCCAGGCCTCGGAGTTCGCGCTGCTCCAGGCCGAGGTGCAGCGGGACAACCAGCTCCCCGCGGTGCTCGCGGCGAAGAGCCGCCGGGAGCTGGCGCAGCTCGAGCTGGCGCGGCTGGTCAACCTGCCGGCCGACCAGCCGCTCGCGCTCACGACGCCGCTCCTGGACGACGCGGCCCTGCCCGCCGGGCCGGCCCTGGCCGACACGACGGGGCTCGTCGCGCTCGCGCTGCGCGCCTCGGGACTCATCGCGCTCGAGGAGGCGCTCCAGGCGCGCGAGCATGCGGTGGGCGTCGCGGCGAGCGGCAAGTGGCCGGGCCTGTCGCTCTTCGCGAACTACACGCGCGAGGCCTATCCCGCGGGCGTCTTCCCCGGCAGTGATGATTGGCGCAAGGACGTGCGCGCGGGCCTCCTCCTCAACTGGTCGCTCTTCGACGGCCTGCGCACGCGCGGGGCGGTGCAGGACATGCGGGCGAAGAGCGCCGTGGCGCGGCACGAGCTGCGCCAGGCGCGCGAGCTGATCGCCCAGGGTGTGCGCTACAACCAGTGGGAGCTGCACCGGGCGGCGGCCGACCTGCACGCCCGCTCCCGGACGGTAGCGCTCGCGCGCCGCGCCCACGAGCTGGCCAGTCTCCGTTACGACGAGGGCGCCTCGGACCTCATCGAGGTCTCCGACGCGCGCATCGCCCTTCAGCTCGCGCAGATGTATGAAGCGCAGGCCCGGCACGACACCTTCGTCGCCCTCGCCCGCCTCGAGCGCTACAGCGGGCAGCCCTTGCTTGCCCAGGTCCTGCCGGCCGCCGGCAACTGA
- the nosD gene encoding nitrous oxide reductase family maturation protein NosD translates to MTPACFCRWTRLRGTAAGRSGRSLLGLLAALALLSAACARPSPPGARRWTAPGLAAGIGRAPARPAQGHEIAPGSDLQAAVDAAPAGATLCLAPGEYAGPLRISRPLTLWGPRAAVLRTAGQGHTIDVEATDVHLLGFSIRGSGMRFEQTDAALRLHGEDLSAEGLFIAEALFGISVERSRSVRIAGNEIQGTPAAERGLRGDAIRFWEVKDSLIEDNLVTGSRDIVIWYSPGNAMLGNRVEDGRYGTHFMYSHGNAVRGNVYLGNTVGIFLMYSNDVAVTGNLIAAADRAGGMGIGLKEVGNAAVEGNRLVRNPTGIFIDTSPIQRDHHNRFRGNALEFCDVGIAFHSSEARSCFTDNNLRGCAIAVLVDGGGNALQVNWAGNYFDEYSGYDLDGNGAGDVPHEPRRLSQQLTSSHEQLHFFRGTPAVGLLDVVSRVFPVLAPKALLRDDNPRMRALPAPEVSRAH, encoded by the coding sequence ATGACACCCGCCTGTTTCTGCCGGTGGACGCGCCTGCGCGGGACGGCCGCAGGTCGCAGCGGTCGCTCGCTGCTGGGCCTGCTGGCGGCGCTGGCGCTCCTGTCCGCGGCCTGCGCGCGGCCGTCGCCGCCCGGGGCACGGCGCTGGACGGCCCCGGGCCTGGCCGCGGGAATCGGCAGAGCGCCGGCGCGGCCGGCGCAGGGCCACGAGATCGCGCCGGGCTCCGACCTGCAGGCCGCTGTGGACGCGGCCCCCGCCGGCGCCACGCTCTGCCTCGCGCCGGGCGAGTACGCGGGGCCCCTGCGGATCTCGCGTCCGCTCACGCTCTGGGGGCCGCGCGCAGCGGTCCTGCGCACGGCGGGGCAGGGGCACACCATCGACGTCGAGGCCACGGACGTGCACCTGCTGGGCTTCTCCATTCGCGGCAGCGGTATGCGCTTCGAGCAAACGGACGCCGCCCTCAGGCTCCACGGCGAGGATCTCAGCGCTGAAGGGCTCTTCATCGCCGAGGCGCTCTTCGGGATCTCGGTGGAACGCTCCCGGAGCGTGCGCATCGCCGGCAACGAGATCCAGGGCACGCCGGCGGCCGAGCGCGGCCTGCGCGGCGACGCGATCCGCTTCTGGGAAGTCAAGGACTCGCTCATCGAGGACAACCTCGTCACGGGGAGCCGGGACATCGTCATCTGGTACTCACCCGGCAATGCGATGCTCGGCAATCGCGTCGAGGACGGCCGCTACGGGACGCACTTCATGTACAGCCACGGCAACGCCGTGCGCGGGAACGTCTACCTAGGCAACACGGTCGGCATCTTTCTCATGTACAGCAACGATGTCGCGGTGACCGGCAACCTCATCGCGGCGGCGGACCGCGCGGGCGGCATGGGGATCGGCCTCAAGGAGGTCGGCAATGCCGCCGTCGAAGGGAACCGGCTCGTTCGCAATCCGACGGGGATCTTCATCGACACCTCGCCGATCCAGCGCGACCACCACAACCGCTTCCGCGGCAACGCGCTCGAGTTCTGCGATGTCGGCATCGCCTTCCACAGCAGCGAAGCGCGCAGTTGTTTCACGGACAACAACCTGCGCGGCTGTGCGATCGCCGTGCTGGTCGACGGCGGCGGCAATGCGCTGCAGGTGAACTGGGCCGGCAACTACTTCGACGAGTACTCCGGCTACGACCTCGACGGCAACGGCGCCGGCGACGTCCCCCACGAACCGCGACGCCTCTCGCAGCAGCTGACGAGCAGCCACGAGCAGCTCCACTTCTTCCGCGGGACACCGGCCGTCGGGCTGCTGGATGTGGTCAGTCGCGTCTTCCCGGTGCTGGCGCCCAAGGCCCTGCTGCGCGACGACAACCCGCGGATGCGCGCCCTGCCCGCGCCGGAGGTGAGCCGTGCGCATTGA
- a CDS encoding cytochrome c: MKLASMFGLLAGPPALLLLLLAGCGQGGGGRADQGSAAQKPSVAITAADRAEAESLFTTRCAVCHGTAGHGDGPGAAGLNPKPRNYADRQWQKAVKDEEIERAILYGGPAVGKSPQMIANPDLQAKPGVVAALREKVRSFAH; the protein is encoded by the coding sequence ATGAAGTTAGCGTCGATGTTCGGCCTTCTTGCGGGCCCGCCCGCCCTGCTCCTGCTGCTTCTCGCCGGCTGTGGCCAGGGTGGTGGGGGGCGGGCGGATCAGGGCAGTGCGGCCCAGAAGCCCAGCGTTGCGATCACCGCGGCGGACCGCGCCGAAGCGGAGAGCCTCTTCACGACCCGCTGCGCGGTCTGCCACGGCACGGCCGGTCACGGCGATGGCCCAGGTGCCGCCGGGCTGAACCCGAAGCCCCGCAACTACGCCGATCGGCAGTGGCAGAAGGCGGTCAAGGACGAGGAAATCGAGCGGGCGATCCTCTACGGCGGACCGGCAGTCGGCAAGAGCCCGCAGATGATCGCCAACCCCGATCTCCAGGCGAAGCCCGGCGTCGTCGCCGCGCTTCGCGAGAAGGTTCGATCCTTCGCGCACTAG
- a CDS encoding TetR/AcrR family transcriptional regulator, which produces MEAPPSKPTADALPARERILNAAAQLYAVRGFEGTSMRDIAEAAGVTKPLIFYHFASKERLYASLLEEALAACRSGGEAILSEPMSATERLHRFLASHVQVLRERPAVFAFAHNLLTVAYELPLGFDYRAEGRALFDQIVRVVEEGQAQGEFRRADPEAVAVLALASLGMYAQALLIGEIAALPEALEEHLLDLLLHGIKEPAA; this is translated from the coding sequence ATGGAAGCCCCCCCGAGCAAGCCCACCGCCGACGCCCTGCCCGCCCGCGAGCGCATCCTGAACGCTGCGGCGCAGCTCTACGCAGTGCGCGGCTTCGAGGGCACCTCGATGCGCGACATCGCCGAGGCGGCCGGCGTCACGAAGCCGCTCATCTTCTACCACTTCGCCTCCAAGGAGCGGCTCTACGCGAGCCTGCTCGAGGAGGCCCTGGCCGCCTGCCGCTCCGGCGGCGAGGCGATCCTCAGCGAGCCCATGAGTGCGACCGAGCGCCTGCACCGCTTCCTCGCGAGCCACGTCCAGGTCCTGCGCGAGCGGCCGGCCGTCTTCGCCTTCGCCCACAACCTGCTCACGGTCGCGTACGAACTGCCGCTCGGCTTCGATTACCGCGCCGAGGGCCGCGCGCTCTTCGACCAGATCGTGCGCGTCGTCGAGGAGGGCCAGGCGCAAGGCGAGTTCCGCCGCGCCGATCCCGAGGCCGTCGCCGTGCTCGCCCTCGCGAGTCTGGGCATGTACGCCCAGGCCCTGCTGATCGGCGAGATCGCGGCCCTGCCCGAGGCGCTGGAGGAGCATCTCCTCGACCTTCTCCTCCACGGCATCAAGGAGCCTGCCGCATGA
- a CDS encoding ABC transporter ATP-binding protein has protein sequence MRIELAGVAKRFGRVTALDGIDLVLEAGSRVALIGPNGSGKSTLTRVIMGIVGCTGTVRVDGVAPYDQRVQLAQQMAYVPQIAPQLGASVAEVIRLVSALRRLDPRAVHHAAARLALDLDAIAGQPVRALSGGMKQKLLIALAFATDASLLILDEPTASLDAASRQAFFGLVEERAPSATLLLCSHRLDELHHLVDNVVELRNGRVAFAGPVDAYLSAHAYTMIEVRASGPEAAAALRERGFRRGAAGSWARLVSRGEKLSLLRELLAANDWALEDVLVRDLDTLESGSLTQPEPASAPVLRQGVRA, from the coding sequence GTGCGCATTGAGCTGGCGGGCGTCGCCAAGCGCTTCGGGCGCGTCACCGCGCTCGACGGGATCGACCTCGTCCTCGAGGCGGGCAGCCGGGTGGCGCTGATCGGTCCCAACGGTTCCGGCAAGTCCACACTGACCCGCGTGATCATGGGCATCGTCGGCTGCACGGGCACGGTGCGCGTGGACGGCGTTGCGCCCTATGACCAGCGGGTCCAGCTCGCGCAGCAGATGGCCTACGTGCCGCAGATCGCCCCGCAGCTCGGGGCCAGCGTGGCCGAGGTCATCCGACTCGTCAGCGCGCTGCGACGGCTCGACCCGCGGGCGGTGCACCATGCCGCCGCGCGACTGGCGCTCGACCTGGACGCGATCGCGGGCCAGCCGGTCCGGGCGCTGTCGGGGGGCATGAAGCAGAAGCTGCTGATCGCCCTGGCCTTTGCGACGGACGCTTCCCTGCTGATCCTGGACGAGCCGACGGCCAGTCTCGATGCCGCGTCGCGCCAGGCCTTCTTCGGCCTCGTCGAGGAGCGTGCCCCCAGTGCTACCCTGCTGCTCTGCTCGCATCGCCTGGACGAGCTGCACCACCTCGTCGACAATGTCGTCGAGCTGCGCAACGGGCGCGTGGCCTTCGCCGGGCCCGTGGACGCCTACCTCAGCGCGCACGCCTACACGATGATCGAAGTGCGCGCCTCCGGCCCGGAGGCCGCGGCGGCCTTGCGGGAACGCGGCTTCCGCCGCGGCGCCGCCGGGAGCTGGGCTCGCCTGGTCAGCCGGGGCGAGAAGCTGAGCCTGCTCAGGGAACTGCTCGCTGCGAACGACTGGGCGCTCGAGGACGTGCTCGTGCGCGACCTCGATACGCTCGAGAGCGGAAGCCTCACGCAGCCGGAACCCGCGAGCGCGCCCGTGCTGCGGCAGGGGGTGCGCGCATGA